From the genome of Variovorax sp. RA8, one region includes:
- a CDS encoding GntR family transcriptional regulator, which yields MAEVIEISRLALHDQVAARLRTMLVEGQIAPGAKLNERELCEQLRVSRTPLREAIKLLAAEGLVDLLPNRGAVAVKLTEADVENTFELLAALEGLSGELAARRITEPEVSELRALHYEMMACFARRDLSGYYRINARIHTAINDAAKNPVLTSTYRAINARVQSLRFRTNQDEAKWKLAVAEHERMIDALAAHDAAAMRELLVEHLNRKRDTVLALLRAGEIYPAAQAGKR from the coding sequence ATGGCAGAAGTGATCGAGATCTCGCGGCTGGCGCTGCACGACCAGGTGGCGGCGCGCCTGCGCACCATGCTGGTCGAAGGCCAGATCGCCCCGGGCGCCAAGCTCAACGAGCGCGAGCTGTGCGAGCAGCTGCGCGTCTCGCGCACGCCGCTGCGCGAAGCCATCAAGCTGCTGGCCGCCGAGGGCCTGGTGGATCTGCTGCCCAACCGCGGCGCGGTGGCCGTCAAGCTGACCGAGGCCGACGTGGAGAACACCTTCGAGCTGCTGGCCGCGCTCGAAGGCCTGTCGGGCGAGCTGGCGGCGCGCCGGATCACCGAGCCCGAAGTGTCCGAGCTACGCGCGCTGCACTACGAGATGATGGCCTGCTTCGCGCGCCGCGATCTCTCGGGCTATTACCGCATCAACGCGCGCATCCACACCGCCATCAACGACGCCGCCAAGAACCCGGTGCTCACGAGCACCTACCGCGCGATCAACGCGCGCGTGCAGTCGCTGCGCTTCCGCACCAACCAGGACGAAGCCAAGTGGAAGCTCGCCGTGGCCGAGCACGAACGCATGATCGATGCGCTCGCCGCCCACGACGCCGCGGCCATGCGCGAGCTGCTGGTCGAGCACCTCAACCGCAAGCGCGACACGGTGCTGGCGCTGCTGCGCGCCGGCGAGATCTACCCTGCAGCCCAGGCGGGCAAGCGCTGA
- a CDS encoding formate dehydrogenase accessory protein FdhE, producing MEPITSIDRYEPDHAHRCEVCGGTPVVSGVKDGKTVYVATMCGPCLWNEPRAIDPGTWNEGSGG from the coding sequence ATGGAACCGATCACCTCCATCGACCGCTACGAGCCTGACCATGCCCACCGCTGCGAGGTGTGCGGCGGCACGCCGGTCGTGTCGGGCGTAAAGGACGGCAAGACCGTCTACGTCGCGACGATGTGCGGGCCCTGCCTGTGGAACGAGCCCCGGGCGATCGACCCGGGAACCTGGAACGAGGGTTCGGGGGGCTGA
- a CDS encoding FAD-binding and (Fe-S)-binding domain-containing protein: MRIDPASHLRPAGTVLPPNEVCAHLARRLAAETEGEVLFDDASRGRYATDASIYQIMPVGVLVPRSERDVAAAIDIARDLQVPVLARGGGTSQCGQTTGAALVIDNSKHLRRVLELDVAQRRVTVEPGLVLDHLNAQLKPHGLWFPVDVSTSAQATLGGMAGNNSCGSRSIAYGNMVHNVLGASAWLSDGELVDFGPVATLGARAAGIAQHVQQLARQHRAEIAERWPKVMRRVAGYNLDIFDNQSERPYTADGSVNLAHLLVGAEGTLAYTRSLTLQLSELPRAKVLGVVNFASFHAAMDSAQHIVKLGPTAVELVDRTMIELSLANPAFKPTIEKALIGKPAAILLVEFAGEDRSALLHRLQQLAELMGDLGLPDSVVRMPEEAAQKNLWEVRKAGLNIMMSLKGDGKPVSFIEDCAVPLEHLAAYTDGLTEVFAKHGTRGTWYAHASVGTLHVRPILDMRIDGAAKMRAIAEEAGELVRKYKGAFSGEHGDGLCRGEWIEWQFGPAINEAFRAIKNKLDPIGLFNPGKIIDPPKMDDGALFRFAPASAPRPYKRIPITPVLDWSAWNVQADPVTEETTPPGTGGDVTGGFAKAVEMCNNNGHCRKFDAGTMCPSYRVTRDEQHLTRGRANTLRLALSGQLGPDAFTGDAVRDAMDLCVGCKGCKRDCPTGVDMAKMKIEFLAHYKRKHGHTLAERLVARLPDYLHTASRMPWLFNLRNRLPGAAWLGERLLGLSARRSLPEFRGDTFWRERDSTLFTSSDMVIAAACSGRKAAVLFVDTFNGGFESENAWAAARVLKAAGYLLHTVEKFSGHHCCGRTYLASGMVDEAKARAGALLDALLPLAEEGVPIVGLEPSCLLTLRDETLAMGLGDKARTVAAQALLFEEFIAREMREGRFKLGLKPAGKPILLHGHCHQKAFGAVSPILEVLKLIPDAKPELIESSCCGMAGSFGYEASHYEVSMRMAEAALLPAVRSQPDAIILADGTSCRHQIADGAQRQAVHVARLLDALIA; the protein is encoded by the coding sequence ATGCGCATCGACCCCGCCAGCCATTTGCGGCCCGCCGGCACCGTGCTGCCGCCCAACGAGGTCTGCGCCCACCTCGCGCGCCGCCTCGCGGCCGAGACCGAGGGCGAAGTATTGTTCGACGATGCCTCGCGCGGCCGCTACGCCACCGACGCCTCGATCTACCAGATCATGCCGGTGGGCGTGCTCGTGCCGAGGAGCGAGCGCGACGTCGCCGCCGCCATCGACATCGCGCGCGACCTGCAGGTGCCGGTGCTGGCACGCGGCGGCGGCACCAGCCAGTGCGGCCAGACCACCGGCGCGGCGCTGGTGATCGACAACAGCAAGCACCTGCGGCGCGTGCTCGAGCTCGACGTGGCGCAGCGCCGCGTGACGGTCGAGCCGGGCCTGGTGCTGGACCACCTCAACGCGCAGCTCAAGCCGCACGGCCTGTGGTTCCCGGTCGATGTCTCCACCAGCGCCCAGGCCACGCTGGGCGGCATGGCGGGCAACAACTCCTGCGGCTCGCGCTCCATCGCCTACGGCAACATGGTGCACAACGTGCTGGGCGCGAGCGCCTGGCTGTCGGACGGCGAACTGGTGGACTTCGGCCCCGTCGCCACGCTCGGTGCGCGCGCCGCCGGCATCGCGCAGCACGTGCAGCAGCTGGCCCGGCAGCACCGCGCCGAGATCGCCGAGCGCTGGCCCAAGGTGATGCGGCGCGTCGCCGGCTACAACCTCGACATCTTCGACAACCAGAGCGAGCGGCCCTATACCGCCGACGGCAGCGTCAACCTCGCGCACCTGCTGGTCGGCGCCGAGGGCACGCTGGCCTACACCCGCAGCCTGACGCTGCAGCTTTCCGAATTGCCGCGTGCCAAGGTTCTGGGCGTCGTCAACTTCGCGAGCTTCCACGCCGCGATGGACTCGGCCCAGCACATCGTCAAGCTGGGCCCCACCGCCGTCGAGCTGGTCGACCGCACGATGATCGAGCTGAGCCTCGCCAACCCGGCCTTCAAGCCGACCATCGAGAAGGCGCTCATCGGCAAGCCCGCCGCCATCCTGCTGGTCGAGTTCGCGGGCGAGGACCGCTCCGCCCTGCTGCACCGCCTGCAGCAGCTGGCCGAGCTGATGGGCGACCTGGGCCTGCCCGACAGCGTGGTGCGCATGCCCGAGGAGGCCGCGCAGAAGAACCTGTGGGAGGTGCGCAAGGCCGGCCTCAACATCATGATGAGCCTCAAGGGCGACGGCAAGCCGGTCAGCTTCATCGAGGACTGCGCCGTGCCGCTCGAGCACCTGGCCGCCTACACCGACGGGCTGACCGAAGTCTTCGCGAAGCACGGCACGCGCGGAACCTGGTACGCGCACGCGTCGGTGGGCACGCTGCACGTGCGGCCCATCCTCGACATGCGCATCGACGGCGCCGCGAAGATGCGCGCCATCGCCGAGGAAGCCGGCGAGCTGGTGCGCAAGTACAAGGGCGCCTTCAGCGGCGAGCACGGAGACGGCCTGTGCCGCGGCGAGTGGATCGAGTGGCAGTTCGGCCCGGCGATCAACGAGGCCTTCCGCGCCATCAAGAACAAGCTGGACCCGATCGGCCTTTTCAACCCCGGCAAGATCATCGACCCGCCGAAGATGGACGACGGCGCCCTCTTCCGCTTCGCGCCGGCCTCCGCGCCTCGGCCCTACAAGCGCATCCCCATCACCCCGGTGCTCGACTGGTCTGCGTGGAACGTGCAGGCCGATCCGGTGACCGAGGAGACCACCCCGCCCGGCACCGGCGGCGACGTCACCGGCGGCTTCGCCAAGGCCGTCGAGATGTGCAACAACAACGGCCACTGCCGCAAGTTCGACGCCGGCACCATGTGCCCCAGCTACCGCGTGACGCGCGACGAGCAGCACCTCACGCGCGGGCGCGCCAACACGCTGCGCCTGGCGCTCTCGGGCCAGCTCGGCCCCGACGCCTTCACCGGCGACGCCGTTCGCGATGCCATGGACCTGTGCGTCGGCTGCAAGGGCTGCAAGCGCGACTGCCCGACCGGCGTGGACATGGCGAAGATGAAGATCGAGTTCCTCGCCCACTACAAGAGGAAGCACGGCCACACGTTAGCCGAGCGGCTGGTCGCCCGCCTGCCGGACTACCTGCACACCGCCAGCCGCATGCCCTGGCTCTTCAACCTGCGCAACCGCCTGCCCGGCGCCGCCTGGCTGGGCGAGCGGCTGCTGGGGCTGTCGGCGAGGCGTTCGCTGCCCGAGTTCCGCGGCGACACCTTCTGGCGCGAGCGCGACTCGACGCTCTTCACCAGCAGCGACATGGTCATCGCCGCCGCCTGCAGCGGGCGCAAGGCCGCGGTGCTCTTCGTCGACACCTTCAACGGCGGCTTCGAAAGCGAGAACGCCTGGGCCGCAGCCCGCGTCCTCAAGGCGGCCGGCTACCTGCTGCACACCGTGGAGAAATTCAGCGGCCACCATTGCTGCGGCCGGACCTACCTGGCCAGCGGCATGGTGGACGAGGCCAAGGCCCGCGCCGGCGCTCTCCTCGACGCGCTGCTGCCCTTGGCGGAGGAGGGCGTCCCCATCGTCGGGCTGGAGCCTTCCTGCCTGCTGACCCTGCGCGACGAGACCCTGGCGATGGGCCTGGGCGACAAGGCGCGGACCGTCGCAGCCCAGGCGCTGCTGTTCGAGGAATTCATCGCGCGCGAGATGCGCGAGGGCCGCTTCAAGCTCGGCCTCAAGCCCGCCGGCAAGCCCATCCTGCTTCACGGCCACTGCCACCAGAAGGCCTTCGGTGCGGTCAGCCCCATCCTCGAGGTGCTGAAGCTCATCCCCGATGCGAAGCCCGAGCTCATCGAGAGCTCCTGCTGCGGCATGGCCGGCAGCTTCGGCTACGAGGCGTCGCACTACGAGGTGTCGATGCGCATGGCCGAGGCCGCCCTGCTGCCCGCGGTGCGCAGCCAGCCCGACGCGATCATCCTGGCCGACGGCACCAGCTGCCGCCACCAGATCGCCGACGGCGCCCAGCGCCAGGCGGTGCATGTAGCGCGGTTGCTCGATGCGCTGATTGCCTGA
- a CDS encoding Bug family tripartite tricarboxylate transporter substrate binding protein: MQRRSLIQAAGAAAATLGVPRVFAQEWPNGPVRIVVGFPPGGGTDALARVVAQKLTTMWNQSVIVENKAGVAGVLAAEYVSTQPSDGSTLLMAHINSHALAPNLQPKLRYSVERDFVPIVLVGVTPNLLIAGPAQKAVAVKDIVALCAAEPGKVSFGSAGAGSAQHLALEMFKLQAKVDALHVPYKGSGPLLADLMGNQIQYSFETMTAATPHVKSGKVTAVAQTRLKRAKGHPSVPTMQEQGFEGFEATTWYGLAGPGKLPTPIADKINRDVNTVLAMPDVQERLDTYGAEDGGGSREKFRQFIASEIQKWGRVVRDGKVKVDA; encoded by the coding sequence ATGCAACGACGTTCCCTGATCCAGGCCGCAGGCGCTGCGGCCGCCACCCTCGGCGTGCCGCGCGTGTTCGCACAGGAATGGCCCAACGGGCCGGTGCGCATCGTGGTGGGCTTTCCGCCCGGCGGGGGCACCGACGCCCTGGCGCGGGTGGTGGCGCAGAAGCTGACGACGATGTGGAACCAATCGGTGATCGTGGAGAACAAGGCTGGCGTGGCCGGGGTGCTCGCGGCCGAGTACGTGTCGACGCAGCCGAGCGACGGCTCGACGCTGCTCATGGCGCACATCAACAGCCACGCGCTGGCGCCCAATCTGCAGCCCAAGCTGCGCTACAGCGTGGAGCGCGACTTCGTGCCGATCGTATTGGTGGGCGTGACGCCCAACCTGTTGATCGCGGGGCCGGCGCAGAAGGCGGTGGCAGTGAAGGACATCGTCGCGCTGTGCGCCGCGGAGCCGGGCAAGGTGAGCTTCGGCTCGGCCGGCGCGGGCTCGGCCCAGCACCTGGCGCTCGAGATGTTCAAACTGCAGGCGAAGGTCGATGCGCTGCACGTGCCCTACAAGGGCAGCGGCCCGCTGCTCGCGGACCTGATGGGCAACCAGATCCAGTACAGCTTCGAGACCATGACCGCCGCCACGCCGCATGTGAAGAGCGGCAAGGTGACGGCGGTGGCGCAGACGCGGCTGAAGCGGGCCAAGGGCCACCCTTCTGTGCCGACGATGCAGGAGCAGGGCTTCGAGGGTTTCGAGGCCACCACCTGGTACGGCCTGGCCGGGCCCGGCAAGCTGCCGACACCGATCGCCGACAAGATCAACCGCGACGTCAACACCGTGCTGGCGATGCCCGACGTGCAGGAACGGCTCGACACCTACGGCGCCGAAGACGGCGGCGGCTCGCGCGAGAAGTTCCGGCAGTTCATTGCCTCCGAGATCCAGAAGTGGGGACGGGTGGTGCGGGATGGCAAGGTGAAGGTGGACGCCTGA
- a CDS encoding pyridoxal-phosphate-dependent aminotransferase family protein, with protein sequence MLQLDLHPTGRHFLQIPGPSPVPDRILRAMSLPTIDHRGPEFGALGLKVLAGIRQIFQTRHPVVIYPASGTGAWEAALANVMSPGDAVLMYETGHFATLWQKMALRLGLAPEFLSLPGVDETGLPRSWRHGVQADLIEARLRQDTEKKIRAVCVVHNETSTGVTSDIAAVRRAIDAAGHPALLMVDSISGLASADYRHDEWGVDVTISGSQKGLMLPPGISFNAVSPKAMERSKAAKLPKAFWAWDEIVEMNQGGYWPYTPNTNLLYGLSESLDMLLGEGLPQVFARHQRWGAGVRAAVKAWGLPTQCADAAVHSPVLTGVITPEGVDADALRRLIHERFDLSLGTGLGKLKGRMFRMGHLGDSNDLTLVAMVAGVEMGLKLTGVKLAGSGVHAAMEYFASHAAPAALKKAA encoded by the coding sequence ATGCTGCAACTCGACCTCCACCCGACCGGCCGCCACTTCCTGCAGATCCCCGGCCCCAGCCCGGTGCCCGACCGAATCCTGCGCGCGATGAGCCTGCCCACCATCGACCACCGCGGACCCGAGTTCGGCGCGCTCGGTCTGAAGGTACTCGCGGGCATCCGCCAGATCTTCCAGACCCGGCACCCGGTGGTGATCTATCCCGCCTCGGGCACCGGCGCCTGGGAAGCCGCGCTGGCCAATGTGATGAGCCCGGGCGACGCGGTGCTGATGTACGAGACGGGCCACTTCGCCACGCTGTGGCAGAAGATGGCGCTGCGCCTGGGCCTGGCGCCCGAGTTCCTGAGCCTGCCCGGCGTGGACGAGACCGGCCTGCCGCGCAGCTGGCGCCACGGGGTGCAGGCCGACCTGATCGAGGCGCGGCTGCGCCAGGACACGGAAAAGAAGATCCGCGCGGTGTGCGTGGTGCACAACGAGACCTCCACGGGCGTGACTTCCGATATCGCGGCGGTGCGCCGCGCGATCGATGCGGCCGGGCATCCCGCCCTCTTGATGGTGGACAGCATCTCGGGCCTGGCGAGCGCCGACTACCGCCATGACGAGTGGGGCGTGGACGTGACCATCAGCGGCTCGCAGAAGGGCCTGATGCTGCCCCCGGGCATCAGCTTCAATGCGGTGTCGCCCAAGGCGATGGAGCGCAGCAAGGCCGCGAAGCTGCCCAAGGCCTTCTGGGCCTGGGACGAGATCGTGGAGATGAACCAGGGCGGCTACTGGCCCTACACGCCCAACACCAACCTGCTCTATGGGCTGAGCGAATCGCTCGACATGCTGCTGGGCGAGGGCCTGCCGCAGGTGTTCGCGCGCCATCAGCGCTGGGGCGCGGGGGTGCGCGCCGCGGTGAAGGCCTGGGGCCTGCCGACGCAGTGCGCCGACGCTGCCGTGCATTCGCCGGTGCTGACCGGCGTGATCACGCCAGAGGGGGTGGACGCCGATGCGCTGCGGCGGCTGATCCACGAGCGTTTCGATCTCTCGCTGGGCACAGGCCTGGGCAAGCTCAAGGGCCGCATGTTCCGCATGGGCCACCTGGGCGACAGCAACGACCTCACGCTGGTGGCGATGGTGGCCGGCGTCGAGATGGGGCTGAAGCTCACGGGGGTGAAGCTCGCGGGCAGCGGGGTGCATGCGGCAATGGAGTATTTCGCGAGCCACGCGGCGCCGGCGGCGCTGAAGAAGGCGGCCTGA